Below is a window of Desulfosoma caldarium DNA.
CGAGGTCGCCTACGCGACGCCACTTATTAAGTACTGGCGGGATCGATGCGTGTTGTGCCAGCGCTGTGCGTCGGCGTGCCGGGAAATCAAGGGCCAGGGTGCCATAGATTTTATCGAAACCAACGGCACGCTGGAGATGAAGGTCACGCCGGAAAAGTGCGTCTCTTGTGGTGAGTGCCTGCAAGTGTGCCCGACGGGTGCGCTTACGGAGAACCTCAGCCCTTTGAAGGCGCGTACCTTCACCGGGAAGAAGGTACCAACCACGTGCACGTACTGCGGGTGCGGCTGTCAAGTCGAGCTGAACGTTTTGGAAAATCGCGTGGTCGCGGTGAACGGGCGTCATGACCCGGACATCAATGAGGCGAGTTTGTGCGTCAAGGGCCGATTCGGCTACGAGTTTATTGCCAGCCCAGAGAGGCTGACCAAGCCACTGATACGACGCGGCGAGGGCTTCGTGGAAGTCGGCTGGAACGAAGCTTTGGATGAGGTTGCCAAGAACTTGTCGCGCATCAAGGCGGAGTACGGGCCCGACGCCATTGGGGGCTTCGCATCGGCTAAGTGCACGAATGAAGACAATTACGTGTTTCAGAAGTTCATGCGCGCGGTGATCGGCACCAACAATGTTGATCATTGCGCCCGTCTCTGACACAGCTCCACGGTGGCAGGTCTTGCCGCCACGTTTGGAAGCGGGGCCATGACGAATCCTTTCAAGGATGTGCTCCGTTCCGGGGTGATCTTGCTGACGGGAACGAACACCACGGCCAATCACCCTATCATTGCCAATTATATTCACGAAGCGGTAACCAAACACGGGGCGAAGCTCATCGTGGTGGATCCGCGCCGGATTAAGCTTGTGGACATTGCGACCCTATGGCTGCAGCCTGCGGTCGGCACCAATGTGGCCTGGATCAATGGGCTCATGCATGTCATCATCAAAGAAAATCTGTACAACAAGGCATATGTGGAGGAGCGCACGGAGGGGTTTGAAGAGCTCAAAGCATGCCTGCAAAAGTACACACCCAAGGCCGTTGCCAAGATCACGGGTTTGAAGGAAAAGGAGATTGTCGCGGCGGCTCGCCTCTTTGCCACCTCTGGGCCTGGGTCCATTTTATACGCCATGGGCATTACCCAGCACACGTCCGGAACCGACAATGTCAAATCCCTCGCGGCCCTTTCCATGCTTTGCGGCTATGTGGGGGTTCCCGGCGGCGGCGTGTGTCCGCTCCGCGGCCAGAACAACGTGCAAGGGGCCTGCGACATGGGAGGCTTGCCCAACGTCTATTCCGGCTACCAGGTCGTAACGTCGGAAGAGATTCGGCAGAAGTTTGAAAAAGCCTGGAATGTGCCGAAACTTCCCGATAAGGTGGGCATGACCGTGACCGAAATGGGCCTGGCGGCGGGCAAGACCATTAAGGCGCTCTACATCATGGGTGAAAACCCTGTGCTCAGCGACGCGGACATCAACCATGCCGAAAAGGCCTTGGCATCCCTAGATTTTCTGGTGGTTCAGGACATCTTTATGACCGAGACGGCGAAGCTGGCCCATGTGGTGCTGCCCAGCGCCTGTTTTGCGGAAAAGGATGGCACCTTTACCAACACCGAACGCAAAGTGCTTCGGGTGCGGAAGGCTGTGGATCCACCTGGGGAGGCCAAGGATGACTGGTGGATTACGGCAGAGATTGCCAAACGCATGGGGTATTCCATGGCCTATGATGGGCCGGAAGCTATCATGAAGGAAATCAACGCCGTGACCCCAAGTTACGGCGGTATCACCTATGAACGGCTGGAAAAGGGCGGGCTGGCGTGGCCGTGTCCGACCACGGATCATCCGGGAACGCCCATACTGCATGTGGGACGGTTTGCGCGAGGCAAAGGCGCCTTTTTTGCCATCGACTACAAGCCGCCGGCAGAACCCACGGATGAGGAGTACCCCTTCGTGCTCACGACGGGCCGCGTCCATTGGCATTACCACACCGGGACCATGACTCGAAAGGGTAACGCCCTAACACGCCTCTACCCTGAACCTTTGGCTGAAATCAATGCCCAGGACGCCAAGCGGCTCAAAATTGCCGACGGAGAACTGGTGCGCATCTCGTCCCGCCGAGGTTCCATCACCATCAAGGCCATGGTCTCCAAGATTACGGCCAAGGGGGTTGTCTTCGTGCCGTTCCACTTTTACGAAGCGGCGGCCAACAAACTCACCATCAACGCTCTGGATCCCGTCGCAAAGATTCCGGAATTAAAAGTCTGCGCCGTCAAGGTGGAGAAAGCCGCTTAAAGGGTACGGCACCACTGTTAAACGGGGTCCCCGGTCCAAGCGCAACGCATGGATCGGGGATTTGCATCTCAGAGCCGGCGAAACATTCTAGACGGCGTTTCGATGTTGGATTGCCCGGACAGCGATGTCGGACGCTGTGCGTCTGAGTGCTCAGCATCATGCTTTAACCGCTGTCCCGGCAAAGTTGGAGGATGCGATGTCCGTTTCTTGGAAAACCATTGGACTAATTTGCTGCCTCAGCTTCGTGGTGGCTGGGGTTACGCTAGGACCTTCGGGCAAGCCGGCTTGGGGTTCGAACAATTCTTGGGCTGCCGAAGAGCCAAAGACGGATGAAAAAGACCATGACGAAGCCAAGCGACCGCTGGTGATTGTGCCAAAGGAACCAGTGCCACCATTGAAGACAGAAAGAATCGACGAAACGGCAAAAAAGATTGGATCGACACTTGACAACATGAGCGAGAAAGCTTCCAGGCGTTTGGGCACTTGGGTCAATGCCAGGTTATTTTTTGGAATCAGCTGGTTGAAGCTCCTGTTCTGCCTTGGTCTTGTCTTTGCCGTTGTGGTTTTTGAGCGGCTGGTGCGCTTTGTTGTGCGTCGGAAGCTGCAGATGATTCAGGACACCAAAGGTAGTGAAAGTTGGCAGTTTTTGATCTTGGAAACTGTGCGAACGCCACTGACCCTTTTCATTTGGGTTTACGGCATCTACGCGGCGCTTTCCCCGTTATTTGGGCACTTTCAGGCACCCGACGGCACGAACCTGGTCCATTTGGTGGCAAGCCGAAGTGCCGATTTGGGCGGTATCATCGTGCTCATTTGGATTGTCTTTCGCCTGGCGACGGTGGTGGATGTTCGTCTGAAAAAATGGGCTGCCACCACGGAAAGTACCATCGATGACATGTTGGTTCCTCTGGTGGGCAAAAGCTTGCGCATCTTCGTGATAGCCATTGGTGCTGTGATGGTGCTCCAGACTATGACCGGAATCGACTTGGGACCGCTCATCGCGTCTTTGGGCATTGGAGGTTTGGCGCTGGCTTTGGCGGCCAAAGAATCGGTGGCCAATTTCTTTGGCACGCTGACCATCCTGTTTGACAAGCCCTTTCAGGTCAATGATCGCATCCTGGTGGACGGTTATGACGGCGTGGTGGAATCCGTGGGCTTTCGCAGCACTCGGATAAGAACGCTCACGGGCCATCTGGTGACGGTGCCCAACGAAAGAATCGTCAGCTCAACTATTGAAAATATCACCAGACGCCCCCATATTCGATGGTTGACCAATATCACCATCACCTATGATACGCCGCCGCACAAGGTGGAACGTGCCGTGGAGATCCTTAACAAGATTCTTGAAAATCACGAAGGTATGCATCCGAATTTTCCGCCCAGGGTTTACTTTAACGGTTTTAATGATTGGAGCCTCAATATCATGGTCATTGCCTGGTATCATCCACCGAATTACTGGGACTTCCAGGCTTGGTTACAAAAAACCTGTTTGGCGATCCTGAAGGCTTTTAACGAAGAAGGAATCGATTTCGCCTTTCCGACGCGGACCCTTTATCTGGCCAACGACGATCGCAGACAGCTCAAGCTGAAAATGCTTCGAGGCACCACAGATGTGCCCATCACAGAAGGTTGAGTT
It encodes the following:
- a CDS encoding mechanosensitive ion channel family protein, which encodes MKTERIDETAKKIGSTLDNMSEKASRRLGTWVNARLFFGISWLKLLFCLGLVFAVVVFERLVRFVVRRKLQMIQDTKGSESWQFLILETVRTPLTLFIWVYGIYAALSPLFGHFQAPDGTNLVHLVASRSADLGGIIVLIWIVFRLATVVDVRLKKWAATTESTIDDMLVPLVGKSLRIFVIAIGAVMVLQTMTGIDLGPLIASLGIGGLALALAAKESVANFFGTLTILFDKPFQVNDRILVDGYDGVVESVGFRSTRIRTLTGHLVTVPNERIVSSTIENITRRPHIRWLTNITITYDTPPHKVERAVEILNKILENHEGMHPNFPPRVYFNGFNDWSLNIMVIAWYHPPNYWDFQAWLQKTCLAILKAFNEEGIDFAFPTRTLYLANDDRRQLKLKMLRGTTDVPITEG
- the fdhF gene encoding formate dehydrogenase subunit alpha → MSSVKLTIDGRELAVAVGSSILDAAKAAGISIPTLCYHERLNPIGSCNLCVVEVQGKTSPVQACKTAVEDGMVVTTDSELLQSMRHKALQRLLAHHPLDCPVCDKAGDCRLQDLVFELGVTAEQYEEPKERSEVAYATPLIKYWRDRCVLCQRCASACREIKGQGAIDFIETNGTLEMKVTPEKCVSCGECLQVCPTGALTENLSPLKARTFTGKKVPTTCTYCGCGCQVELNVLENRVVAVNGRHDPDINEASLCVKGRFGYEFIASPERLTKPLIRRGEGFVEVGWNEALDEVAKNLSRIKAEYGPDAIGGFASAKCTNEDNYVFQKFMRAVIGTNNVDHCARLUHSSTVAGLAATFGSGAMTNPFKDVLRSGVILLTGTNTTANHPIIANYIHEAVTKHGAKLIVVDPRRIKLVDIATLWLQPAVGTNVAWINGLMHVIIKENLYNKAYVEERTEGFEELKACLQKYTPKAVAKITGLKEKEIVAAARLFATSGPGSILYAMGITQHTSGTDNVKSLAALSMLCGYVGVPGGGVCPLRGQNNVQGACDMGGLPNVYSGYQVVTSEEIRQKFEKAWNVPKLPDKVGMTVTEMGLAAGKTIKALYIMGENPVLSDADINHAEKALASLDFLVVQDIFMTETAKLAHVVLPSACFAEKDGTFTNTERKVLRVRKAVDPPGEAKDDWWITAEIAKRMGYSMAYDGPEAIMKEINAVTPSYGGITYERLEKGGLAWPCPTTDHPGTPILHVGRFARGKGAFFAIDYKPPAEPTDEEYPFVLTTGRVHWHYHTGTMTRKGNALTRLYPEPLAEINAQDAKRLKIADGELVRISSRRGSITIKAMVSKITAKGVVFVPFHFYEAAANKLTINALDPVAKIPELKVCAVKVEKAA